The following coding sequences lie in one Flavobacterium cyclinae genomic window:
- a CDS encoding ABC-F family ATP-binding cassette domain-containing protein has translation MLNIHNLSVSFGGTYLFEEVTFRLGSGDRVGLVGKNGAGKSTMLKMLAGDFKPDSGTIATEKEVKIGFLRQDIDFVKGRTVLEEAYMAFEEIKRAEFRIEEINHQLITRTDYESQEYSDLIEELSDVTHHYEVLGGYNYVGDTEKILLGLGFKREDFDNQTDTFSGGWRMRIELAKLLLQSNDILLLDEPTNHLDIESIIWLESFLRNFPGVVVIVSHDKMFLDNVTNRTIEISLGKAYDFNKPYSEYLVLRQEIREKQLATQKNQAKKIEETEKLIEKFRAKASKASMAQSLIKKLDKVERIEVDEDDNSVMNISFPVSQTPGRVVVEAEHVTKAYGDKVILKDISLLVERGSKVAFVGQNGQGKSTFMKAIVNEFEYEGTIKLGHNVQLGYFAQNQAEYLDGEKTLLDTMLEAATDTNRSKVRDMLGAFLFRGDEVEKKVKVLSGGERNRLALCKLLLQPINVLVMDEPTNHLDIKSKNVLKAALQQFEGTLLLVSHDRDFLQGMSNIVYEFKDQKIREYLGDINFFLEQKNAMNMREIEKKDVAVNTQTQTKAVKNISYEDQKKAKALQNKLSKIESQIQQLEKAIQADDKALASNYDKHIEDATFFAAYEKKKKELDQLLEDWETVQLEIEELNS, from the coding sequence ATGCTAAACATACATAATTTATCGGTTTCATTTGGTGGAACGTATCTTTTTGAAGAAGTAACTTTTAGACTTGGTTCTGGAGACAGAGTGGGACTTGTAGGAAAAAATGGTGCAGGAAAATCAACTATGTTGAAAATGCTTGCGGGAGATTTTAAACCTGACAGCGGAACTATTGCTACAGAAAAAGAAGTAAAAATTGGTTTTCTTCGTCAAGATATTGATTTTGTAAAAGGAAGAACGGTTTTAGAGGAAGCGTATATGGCTTTCGAAGAAATCAAGCGTGCCGAATTCAGAATCGAAGAAATCAATCATCAATTAATAACTAGAACCGATTATGAAAGTCAGGAATATTCTGATTTAATTGAGGAATTAAGTGATGTTACGCATCATTACGAAGTTCTTGGAGGATATAATTATGTGGGTGATACCGAGAAAATTTTGTTAGGTCTTGGATTCAAAAGGGAAGATTTCGATAATCAAACCGATACTTTTTCAGGTGGATGGAGAATGCGTATTGAATTAGCAAAATTGTTATTGCAATCGAACGATATTTTACTTTTGGATGAGCCTACCAACCACTTGGATATTGAAAGTATCATTTGGTTAGAAAGTTTTTTGAGAAACTTTCCGGGAGTTGTTGTGATTGTCTCTCACGATAAAATGTTTTTGGATAATGTGACAAATCGTACCATTGAAATTTCATTAGGAAAAGCATACGATTTTAATAAACCGTATTCGGAATATTTAGTATTACGTCAAGAAATTCGCGAAAAGCAATTAGCAACTCAAAAAAATCAAGCTAAAAAAATTGAAGAAACCGAGAAATTAATTGAGAAATTCCGTGCCAAAGCATCTAAAGCATCAATGGCGCAATCCTTGATTAAAAAATTAGATAAAGTAGAACGAATTGAAGTGGATGAAGATGATAATTCGGTGATGAATATTTCATTTCCTGTTTCCCAAACTCCTGGTCGTGTTGTTGTAGAAGCAGAACACGTGACAAAAGCTTATGGCGATAAAGTAATTTTAAAAGATATTTCACTTTTAGTAGAACGTGGAAGTAAAGTCGCATTCGTTGGACAAAACGGTCAAGGGAAATCAACTTTTATGAAAGCGATTGTAAATGAATTTGAATACGAAGGAACCATCAAACTTGGACACAATGTACAATTAGGTTACTTCGCTCAAAATCAAGCGGAGTATTTAGATGGTGAAAAAACATTGCTTGATACGATGTTGGAAGCTGCAACCGACACGAATCGTTCAAAAGTTCGTGATATGTTGGGAGCGTTTTTATTTCGAGGCGATGAAGTAGAGAAAAAAGTTAAAGTACTTTCGGGTGGCGAACGAAATCGTTTAGCACTTTGTAAATTGCTTTTACAGCCGATTAATGTCTTGGTAATGGACGAACCAACGAATCACTTAGATATTAAGTCTAAAAACGTTTTAAAAGCCGCTTTGCAACAGTTTGAAGGAACTTTGCTGTTAGTGTCTCACGATCGTGATTTCTTACAAGGAATGTCTAATATAGTTTACGAATTCAAAGATCAAAAGATTCGCGAATATTTAGGTGATATCAATTTCTTCTTAGAACAGAAAAACGCCATGAACATGCGCGAAATTGAGAAGAAAGATGTTGCAGTAAATACGCAAACTCAAACTAAAGCGGTAAAGAATATTTCTTACGAAGATCAAAAGAAAGCAAAAGCACTTCAAAATAAATTAAGCAAGATTGAAAGCCAAATTCAGCAATTAGAAAAAGCCATTCAGGCAGATGATAAAGCTTTGGCTTCTAATTATGACAAACATATTGAAGATGCAACATTTTTTGCTGCTTATGAAAAGAAGAAAAAAGAATTGGATCAATTATTGGAAGATTGGGAAACGGTTCAATTAGAAATTGAAGAATTAAATAGTTAA
- a CDS encoding GSCFA domain-containing protein, whose product MQFRTKIQVEKSAFPIDYDSKILLLGSCFAENMGMKFDFFKFQATTNPFGIIFNAVSLEKLIRRIVENNKFTEKDIFFHNDLWHCFEVHSEWSNPDKEIFLSNLNSILELTNQQISSLKHCIITLGTSWIYRNIESNEIVANCHKVPQKQFVKELLSINQIEESLQNIVSLLQSVNPDCKFIFTVSPVRHIKDGFTENTLSKAHLIAAIHSVFNQNFSTSLELTTNQNQKNNKLSRITHHSSSITYFPAYEIMLDELRDYRFYTEDMLHPNQTAIDYIWEQFLINHISESVYEIMDEISAIQKGLQHRPFNPNTESHQKFLNNLKLKMTTLEKKLPFISF is encoded by the coding sequence TTGCAATTCAGAACAAAAATACAAGTCGAAAAAAGTGCTTTTCCAATCGATTACGATTCAAAGATCTTATTATTAGGTTCTTGTTTTGCAGAAAATATGGGAATGAAATTTGATTTCTTTAAATTTCAAGCTACAACAAATCCTTTTGGAATTATTTTTAATGCGGTTTCTTTAGAGAAATTAATTCGTCGCATTGTTGAAAATAATAAGTTTACCGAAAAAGATATTTTTTTTCATAACGATTTATGGCATTGTTTCGAGGTACACTCTGAGTGGTCAAATCCTGACAAAGAAATCTTTTTGAGTAATTTGAATTCGATTTTAGAATTGACAAATCAACAAATTAGTTCTTTAAAACATTGCATTATCACTTTAGGAACATCGTGGATTTATCGAAATATTGAATCCAATGAAATTGTTGCCAATTGTCATAAAGTACCGCAAAAGCAGTTTGTAAAAGAATTACTATCTATTAATCAAATTGAAGAGAGTTTACAAAACATTGTTTCTTTATTGCAATCTGTTAATCCTGATTGTAAATTTATATTCACAGTTTCTCCTGTACGCCATATAAAAGATGGTTTTACGGAAAACACTTTGAGTAAAGCACATTTGATTGCGGCTATACATTCAGTATTTAATCAAAATTTCTCTACTTCGCTCGAACTGACAACAAATCAAAATCAAAAAAACAACAAGCTATCACGTATCACCCATCACTCATCATCCATCACTTATTTTCCAGCATATGAAATCATGTTAGATGAATTGCGCGACTATCGTTTTTATACAGAAGATATGTTACATCCAAATCAAACGGCTATCGATTATATTTGGGAACAATTCTTAATAAATCACATTTCAGAATCAGTCTATGAAATAATGGATGAAATCAGTGCGATTCAAAAAGGATTACAACATCGTCCGTTTAATCCGAATACAGAAAGTCATCAAAAATTTTTAAACAACTTAAAATTAAAAATGACAACTCTCGAAAAAAAGTTGCCATTTATATCTTTTTAG
- a CDS encoding RidA family protein — protein MIEKEYLEPNEGFSQTVVVKTGNFKTIYISGQIGDGDDLEAQTIATFQNLEKQLTNCNATFKDVVKMNTYIVNFNPEVDLPIFREVRNVLS, from the coding sequence ATGATTGAAAAAGAATATTTAGAACCTAACGAAGGTTTTTCTCAAACAGTAGTTGTAAAAACCGGAAATTTTAAAACGATTTATATTTCTGGACAAATCGGTGATGGCGACGATTTAGAAGCCCAAACCATTGCTACTTTTCAAAATTTAGAAAAGCAACTCACAAATTGCAATGCTACTTTCAAAGACGTAGTAAAAATGAATACCTACATCGTAAATTTCAATCCCGAAGTGGATTTGCCTATTTTTAGAGAAGTAAGAAATGTCTTGTCCTGA
- a CDS encoding outer membrane beta-barrel protein: MKSLLYIFLFFAFTVGIAQEAIIEKPNQFSYGIVMGGNFYNIANNNTDNAYIPEDISPSFVIGVYGEYNFTKNMGVKIDAIYYNKDFLFDIKSKLITMNFVDFSANFKYDFGETYRDGFYLIGGPKISVIADADSENEDVKHHFETLNLGAQLGFGWRIYKYFDLQTKLEYEVTPFFKLDNGDNSKFFNAIITLNVDIAKMIK, translated from the coding sequence ATGAAATCTTTACTATATATATTTTTATTCTTTGCATTTACAGTTGGAATTGCACAAGAAGCAATTATTGAAAAGCCAAATCAATTTTCTTATGGAATTGTAATGGGTGGAAATTTTTATAATATTGCCAATAACAACACCGATAACGCTTACATTCCTGAAGATATATCACCTTCGTTTGTAATTGGGGTTTATGGTGAATATAATTTCACAAAAAATATGGGCGTTAAAATTGATGCCATTTATTACAATAAGGATTTTCTATTTGACATCAAAAGCAAATTAATTACCATGAATTTTGTTGATTTCTCTGCTAATTTCAAATATGATTTCGGAGAAACTTACAGAGATGGATTCTATTTAATAGGTGGCCCAAAAATTTCAGTTATTGCTGATGCCGATTCAGAAAATGAAGATGTTAAACATCATTTTGAAACCTTGAACTTAGGCGCTCAATTAGGTTTCGGATGGCGAATTTATAAGTACTTCGATCTTCAAACAAAATTAGAATATGAAGTAACTCCATTTTTCAAATTAGATAATGGAGATAATAGTAAATTTTTTAACGCAATTATTACTTTAAATGTTGATATTGCTAAAATGATTAAATAA
- a CDS encoding DUF983 domain-containing protein has translation MLKKGSKLNSILTGSCPTCHEESMYLDKNPYNVLNVYKMHEKCSHCGTKYKMEPSFFYGAMYVSYALGIAFGVAAFIITFFFVGEKSLITNFIVIIATLIVFMPVIMRLSRNIWVNMFISYDKDWKDHIDEKNKPTLR, from the coding sequence ATGTTAAAAAAAGGATCCAAATTAAATAGTATTTTAACAGGAAGTTGTCCAACTTGCCATGAAGAAAGCATGTATTTAGACAAAAATCCCTATAATGTTTTAAATGTTTACAAAATGCATGAAAAATGCAGCCATTGTGGAACCAAGTATAAAATGGAACCTTCCTTTTTTTATGGTGCTATGTATGTGAGTTACGCTTTAGGAATTGCCTTTGGTGTTGCAGCTTTTATTATTACCTTTTTCTTTGTTGGAGAAAAAAGCCTTATAACAAATTTCATAGTTATCATAGCCACATTAATTGTTTTTATGCCAGTTATCATGCGTTTATCAAGAAACATATGGGTAAACATGTTTATTAGTTACGACAAAGATTGGAAAGATCATATTGATGAGAAAAATAAACCTACATTACGTTAA